One Glycine max cultivar Williams 82 chromosome 3, Glycine_max_v4.0, whole genome shotgun sequence DNA window includes the following coding sequences:
- the LOC121174674 gene encoding TMV resistance protein N has translation MAYSSSGASQIKYVVLLLCDLMLISGLTGEISDNSPQIKYDVFVSFRGEDIRHGFLGYLTEAFHQKQIHAFIDDKLEKGDEIWPSLVGAIQGSLISLTIFSGNYSSSRWCLEELVKIIECRETYGQTVIPVFYHVNPTDVRHQKGSYEKALAEHEKKYNLTTVQNWRHALKKAADLSGIKSFDYK, from the coding sequence ATGGCATATTCTTCTTCCGGAGCTTCTcaaataaaatatgttgttcttcttctttgtgatCTCATGCTTATCTCGGGATTGACGGGTGAAATATCAGATAATAGTCCTCAAATAAAGTATGATGTTTTTGTTAGCTTCAGGGGGGAGGACATCCGTCACGGTTTTCTTGGTTATTTGACTGAGGCTTTTCATCAAAAGCAGATACATGCCTTCATAGATGATAAACTTGAGAAGGGAGATGAAATATGGCCATCACTTGTTGGAGCAATTCAAGGATCATTGATTTCCTTGACCATATTCTCTGGAAACTACTCCTCTTCGCGTTGGTGTCTAGAAGAACttgtgaaaataattgagtGCAGGGAGACATATGGACAAACTGTGATACCTGTTTTCTACCATGTAAATCCCACAGATGTACGACATCAAAAGGGGAGTTATGAAAAAGCTCTTGCTGAAcatgaaaagaaatataatttgacAACAGTGCAAAACTGGAGACATGCTTTGAAGAAAGCTGCTGATTTATCAGGAATAAAGTCTTTTGATTACAAGTAA